The Staphylococcus carnosus genome has a segment encoding these proteins:
- the mraZ gene encoding division/cell wall cluster transcriptional repressor MraZ: protein MFMGEYEHQLDAKGRMIVPSKFRYELNERFVITRGLDKCLFGYTLEEWQNIEEKMKSLPMTKRDARKFMRMFFSGAVEVELDKQGRINIPKNLREYANLTKECTVIGVSNRIEIWDRASWNGFYDESEDSFEDIAEDLIDFDF from the coding sequence ATGTTCATGGGTGAGTACGAACACCAACTAGATGCAAAAGGCCGCATGATTGTACCGTCTAAATTCAGATATGAATTGAATGAACGTTTTGTTATCACTAGAGGCCTTGATAAATGTTTGTTCGGTTATACTTTGGAAGAATGGCAGAATATCGAAGAAAAGATGAAGTCATTGCCGATGACGAAGAGAGATGCGCGTAAATTCATGCGTATGTTCTTCTCAGGGGCTGTAGAAGTTGAGCTGGATAAACAAGGGCGTATTAATATCCCGAAGAATTTAAGGGAATATGCTAATTTAACTAAAGAATGTACAGTGATTGGGGTTTCAAACCGCATCGAAATTTGGGACAGAGCTTCATGGAATGGCTTCTATGATGAATCTGAAGACAGTTTCGAAGATATCGCTGAAGATTTGATAGATTTTGATTTTTAA
- the bshC gene encoding bacillithiol biosynthesis cysteine-adding enzyme BshC → MDCLIANINENDQFLERLKESESLLNTFYQYDAMSPESFEQALNAPNNGREQELASVISNYMSDLELTEAQQINIDKLKKGAKVVIGGQQAGLFGGPLYTFHKILSIVNLSRQLNEEYNKEVVPVFWIAGEDHDFDEVNHTYVFNTEKAKLHKVKYHTMTPPESNVSRFIPDKDKMLEALDDFLVQIPETAHTNHLRNEVQHIIKNYASWSDMFKALLHIVFKEYGVLLIDAQDPKLRHLEKPILKEMLKKHDEVDRAFRQRQAETVEAGLAEMIQTDTNVHLFLHEDDMRQLLTYEDGHYYTSKSQTAYTLDELLEIVENTPERFSNNVVTRPIMEEWLFNTVSFIGGPSEIKYWAELKAAFDVLDVTMPIVLPRMKITYITKRIEKLLKRYDINAEHVIADGIDNDKNKFIRAHASEQFLNELDQLEAQQKETYERLAAEVQGNEDNKNLVEKNNQIHQSQYDYLRKRYFINIERENAISMKHFRELNETLHPMGGLQERVWNALQFMNEFGTDMFSPSIYPPLRYTLKQIIIKP, encoded by the coding sequence ATGGATTGTTTAATCGCAAATATTAATGAGAATGATCAATTTCTGGAAAGATTAAAAGAAAGTGAATCATTGTTAAATACGTTTTATCAATATGATGCGATGTCTCCTGAAAGCTTTGAACAAGCTTTAAATGCACCTAATAACGGTAGAGAACAGGAATTGGCATCTGTAATAAGCAATTATATGTCAGATTTAGAATTGACAGAAGCACAACAAATTAATATTGATAAATTAAAAAAAGGCGCCAAAGTAGTCATCGGAGGACAACAAGCTGGGTTGTTCGGGGGACCGCTGTATACTTTTCATAAAATATTATCCATTGTAAATTTAAGTCGTCAATTAAATGAAGAATACAATAAAGAAGTTGTACCTGTATTTTGGATTGCTGGTGAAGATCATGATTTTGATGAAGTAAATCATACGTATGTATTCAACACTGAAAAAGCAAAATTGCATAAGGTGAAGTATCATACAATGACACCGCCAGAAAGCAATGTATCACGTTTTATTCCTGATAAAGACAAAATGCTTGAAGCATTAGATGATTTCTTAGTTCAAATACCAGAGACAGCACATACTAATCATTTAAGAAATGAAGTACAACATATTATTAAAAATTATGCTTCGTGGTCTGATATGTTCAAAGCTCTCTTACATATTGTATTTAAGGAATACGGTGTGTTGCTTATTGATGCGCAAGATCCAAAATTGCGTCATTTAGAAAAGCCGATTTTAAAAGAGATGTTGAAAAAACATGATGAAGTTGATCGTGCTTTCAGACAAAGACAAGCAGAGACAGTAGAAGCTGGTCTTGCAGAAATGATTCAAACGGATACGAATGTTCATTTATTTCTTCATGAGGATGATATGCGTCAATTATTAACGTATGAGGATGGTCATTATTACACAAGCAAATCTCAAACTGCATATACATTAGACGAACTTTTAGAGATAGTGGAAAATACACCAGAACGTTTTTCAAATAATGTAGTGACACGTCCTATTATGGAAGAGTGGCTATTTAATACAGTCAGCTTTATCGGCGGACCGAGTGAAATCAAGTACTGGGCAGAGTTGAAAGCAGCATTTGATGTTTTAGATGTTACGATGCCGATAGTCCTGCCGCGTATGAAAATCACTTATATTACAAAACGCATCGAAAAATTACTGAAACGTTATGACATAAATGCTGAACATGTCATTGCTGATGGTATTGATAATGACAAAAACAAATTTATCAGAGCGCATGCTTCAGAGCAATTCCTTAATGAATTGGATCAATTAGAAGCACAACAAAAAGAAACCTATGAAAGATTAGCAGCAGAAGTGCAAGGTAATGAAGATAATAAGAATCTCGTTGAAAAAAATAATCAAATTCATCAATCGCAATACGACTACTTGCGTAAACGATACTTCATTAATATTGAACGTGAGAATGCAATCAGCATGAAACATTTCAGAGAATTGAATGAGACCCTCCACCCAATGGGAGGTCTTCAAGAAAGAGTTTGGAATGCGCTTCAATTTATGAATGAATTTGGGACAGATATGTTCAGTCCCTCCATCTATCCACCACTTCGTTACACTTTAAAGCAAATTATTATAAAACCTTAG
- a CDS encoding N-acetyltransferase, with protein MGNVKRLDINYKTDELFADFRETSDPNLAMIDELAGEMIDASSDSPFYGIFIGEKIGARMALYENGEVEEKHFPDYNKYLILWKLEVLPSFQSRGLGTELVDYAKAANLPIKAIARNKSRDFFVKHGFTDLHSNNDEGYDVLIWEPETK; from the coding sequence ATGGGCAACGTCAAACGTTTAGATATTAATTACAAAACAGATGAATTATTCGCAGATTTCAGAGAAACCAGCGATCCAAACCTCGCAATGATTGATGAACTTGCTGGAGAAATGATTGATGCAAGTTCTGACTCACCTTTTTACGGAATTTTCATTGGTGAAAAAATTGGAGCGAGAATGGCACTTTATGAAAATGGTGAAGTTGAGGAAAAACATTTTCCTGATTATAATAAGTATTTGATTCTTTGGAAATTAGAAGTATTGCCTAGCTTTCAATCAAGAGGATTAGGAACAGAACTTGTAGATTATGCAAAAGCAGCTAACCTCCCGATTAAAGCAATCGCAAGAAACAAGTCTAGAGATTTCTTTGTGAAGCATGGCTTCACAGATTTACACTCAAACAACGATGAGGGCTACGATGTATTGATTTGGGAACCTGAGACAAAATAA
- a CDS encoding YjjG family noncanonical pyrimidine nucleotidase, which translates to MTYDTILLDFDDTIVDFHDAEDQAFYHLAELYGIDPTIENLNLFKKVNQAHWEAFQENKLTKEEVLSERFVNYFNRFGQTVNGGEADIIFRDGLATAPVKYFPNTLETIQYLAQNAKVYIVTNGVEDTQLRRLAQTPLKETIHEIFISEVTGYQKPMPEFFDYVFDRIDAKREKTLIIGDSLTSDIQGGINAGIDTCWFNFRNKKNETTIQPKFEIKQLNEVKDLL; encoded by the coding sequence ATGACATACGATACAATCTTATTAGATTTTGATGATACTATTGTAGATTTTCATGATGCTGAAGACCAAGCATTTTATCATTTGGCAGAATTATATGGTATAGATCCGACGATAGAAAATTTGAATTTATTTAAAAAAGTAAACCAAGCGCATTGGGAAGCTTTTCAAGAAAATAAATTGACAAAAGAAGAAGTGTTGAGCGAACGTTTTGTTAATTATTTTAATCGGTTCGGACAAACAGTAAATGGGGGAGAAGCGGATATTATCTTTAGAGATGGTCTTGCTACTGCACCTGTAAAATATTTTCCGAACACTTTAGAAACTATTCAATATTTAGCACAAAATGCGAAGGTTTATATTGTGACAAACGGAGTAGAGGATACACAACTGCGCCGCCTTGCACAAACTCCTTTAAAGGAAACTATTCATGAAATATTTATTTCTGAAGTGACAGGTTATCAAAAACCGATGCCTGAATTCTTCGATTATGTTTTTGATCGTATTGATGCAAAGAGAGAAAAGACACTTATAATAGGTGATTCTCTTACTTCTGATATACAAGGCGGTATCAATGCGGGGATTGACACATGCTGGTTTAATTTTAGAAATAAAAAGAATGAAACAACAATTCAACCGAAGTTTGAAATAAAACAACTTAATGAAGTTAAAGATTTACTATAA
- a CDS encoding beta-class phenol-soluble modulin: MLTKLAQAIVDTVNAAQAQDPAKLGTSIVDIVQNGVGIVGKLFGF; encoded by the coding sequence ATGCTTACAAAATTAGCTCAAGCAATCGTAGATACAGTAAATGCTGCTCAAGCACAAGATCCTGCAAAATTAGGTACTAGCATTGTAGACATCGTACAAAACGGTGTTGGCATTGTAGGTAAATTATTCGGTTTCTAA
- a CDS encoding beta-class phenol-soluble modulin: protein MEGLFNAIKGTVEAAINQDGGQLAVNIVDIVQNGIQIVSKFIGA from the coding sequence ATGGAAGGCTTATTTAACGCAATCAAAGGGACAGTTGAAGCTGCAATTAATCAAGATGGTGGACAATTAGCTGTAAACATCGTAGATATCGTACAAAACGGTATCCAAATCGTTTCTAAATTTATCGGTGCGTAA
- a CDS encoding HIRAN domain-containing protein, protein MKKIIYGIIMGFSIFMIIGGIITISEEGAETIDIILLLAFLILMIFSIYKLVKIKKMNEKNNPKENYLKNILEEEYRKKQDERKYEENQKPVKEKQNKKINYTKNEKVNIENNSEYNESAKEDSVDHSINEERIKPLCFPVEQETPNKITNSFASENDEDNLFYESFPVVGLNYENRRVKLKKMINAMKKNEEFYPLYDDLRGIELREELEFGDKIYEIQDYESIHGVYLEKEPDNRYDTNAIKVMVSNEYGEFHIGYIPKEDAAIFNNYIDNIVTCNAYIYGGKYKEFDDFEDKIKTKEKPYGLNLTVSYYK, encoded by the coding sequence ATGAAAAAAATTATATACGGTATCATTATGGGTTTTTCAATTTTTATGATTATAGGCGGAATTATTACTATCAGCGAAGAAGGTGCAGAAACAATAGATATTATACTGTTACTGGCATTCTTAATATTGATGATATTTAGCATTTATAAGTTAGTGAAAATCAAAAAGATGAACGAAAAGAATAATCCCAAAGAAAACTATTTAAAAAATATACTTGAAGAAGAATATCGAAAGAAGCAGGATGAAAGAAAATACGAAGAAAATCAAAAACCTGTAAAAGAAAAGCAAAATAAAAAAATAAATTATACAAAAAATGAAAAAGTAAATATTGAAAATAATTCTGAATACAATGAATCTGCCAAGGAAGATAGTGTTGATCATTCAATTAATGAGGAACGCATAAAGCCGCTCTGTTTTCCAGTAGAACAAGAAACTCCAAATAAAATAACTAATAGTTTCGCGAGTGAAAATGATGAAGATAATCTTTTTTACGAATCATTTCCTGTGGTAGGATTGAATTATGAGAACAGACGAGTAAAACTAAAGAAAATGATAAATGCTATGAAAAAAAATGAAGAATTTTATCCTTTGTATGATGATTTAAGAGGGATTGAACTAAGAGAAGAATTGGAGTTCGGAGATAAAATATACGAAATACAAGATTACGAAAGTATTCACGGAGTTTATTTAGAAAAAGAACCTGATAATAGATATGATACAAATGCTATAAAAGTTATGGTTTCAAACGAATATGGTGAATTCCATATTGGATATATTCCTAAAGAGGATGCAGCTATATTTAATAATTATATTGATAATATAGTTACTTGTAATGCGTACATTTACGGCGGGAAATATAAGGAATTTGATGATTTTGAAGATAAAATTAAGACAAAAGAAAAACCTTACGGTTTAAATTTGACGGTGTCTTACTACAAATAA
- a CDS encoding GNAT family N-acetyltransferase, producing the protein MDNIEVIVKKTQDLSPEELVQIMIERVKVFVVEQNCPYQEIDEEDFNAEHVILKKDDQIAAYARLIKTDEDFRIGRVIVVKAYRKNKLGYQLMNTAIEELRKIDAKRPIKISAQEHLLKFYGSFGFERTSETYLEDGIPHVDMVLEAD; encoded by the coding sequence ATGGATAATATTGAAGTCATCGTTAAAAAGACACAAGATTTGTCACCAGAAGAACTCGTTCAAATTATGATTGAACGTGTCAAAGTTTTTGTTGTTGAACAAAACTGTCCTTATCAAGAAATAGATGAAGAAGATTTTAATGCTGAACACGTGATTTTAAAGAAAGATGACCAAATTGCTGCTTATGCCAGATTAATAAAAACTGATGAAGATTTTAGAATCGGGCGTGTCATTGTGGTTAAAGCGTATCGCAAAAATAAATTAGGTTATCAATTAATGAATACGGCAATTGAAGAATTGAGAAAGATCGATGCAAAGCGACCTATTAAGATTTCGGCACAAGAACATTTGCTTAAATTCTATGGTTCATTTGGATTCGAACGGACTTCTGAGACATATTTAGAAGATGGTATTCCTCATGTCGATATGGTGTTAGAAGCGGATTAA
- a CDS encoding VOC family protein, with protein MTQLYPYLAFDNTKEALKYYEEVFGATDINRLPVQREQAESFGVDPDKAEDSTMHSEFKIAGVTLFASDAFDKNKDNKITEGISLLIDYDINDEEDAKRVEALYEKVKDDSSINVDMPLADQFWGGKMGSFSDKYNVRWMLHGQDHSKQQ; from the coding sequence ATGACTCAATTATATCCATATTTAGCATTTGATAATACTAAAGAAGCTTTAAAATATTATGAAGAGGTATTTGGTGCAACAGATATCAATCGTTTACCAGTACAACGTGAACAAGCTGAAAGTTTTGGCGTTGATCCAGATAAAGCAGAAGATAGTACGATGCATTCTGAATTTAAGATTGCTGGTGTGACTTTATTTGCTTCAGATGCGTTTGATAAGAATAAAGATAATAAAATCACGGAAGGTATCTCATTATTGATTGATTATGATATTAATGATGAAGAAGATGCGAAACGTGTTGAAGCTTTATATGAAAAAGTAAAAGATGATTCGTCGATTAATGTTGATATGCCGTTGGCAGACCAATTCTGGGGCGGAAAAATGGGTTCGTTCTCAGATAAATACAATGTACGTTGGATGTTGCATGGCCAAGACCATAGTAAGCAGCAATAA
- a CDS encoding VOC family protein, protein MINQLDQVMLYVYDQEAAKNFWIEKLNFVEVSDVSNQAIRTIVLKPTKSSQTEIVLHDKAKVEAMSLGISTDTPSLMFGTDDIDKLYEDFQSKGIFVGELVESPQGRVFNFADSEDNYFAVKENK, encoded by the coding sequence ATGATAAATCAATTAGATCAAGTTATGTTATATGTTTATGACCAAGAAGCAGCAAAAAATTTCTGGATTGAAAAATTAAATTTTGTAGAAGTTTCCGATGTTTCCAACCAAGCCATACGTACGATTGTACTTAAACCAACAAAATCATCACAAACTGAAATTGTCCTTCATGACAAAGCAAAAGTAGAAGCGATGTCTCTTGGTATCAGTACAGATACACCTTCTCTAATGTTTGGAACAGATGATATCGATAAACTTTATGAAGACTTTCAAAGCAAAGGTATCTTTGTAGGCGAACTTGTTGAATCTCCGCAAGGCAGAGTTTTCAATTTTGCTGACAGCGAAGATAATTACTTTGCAGTCAAAGAAAATAAATAG
- a CDS encoding XTP/dITP diphosphatase translates to MEDLVIATGNKGKINDFKVIFPEYNVIGIGELIEGFDVEETGSTFEENAKLKSEAAAKALGKRIIADDSGLAVDALNGEPGIYSARYAGTDKDDEANIVKLLNNLGENENRDAQFVCVISMSAPNEDTLTFRGTVDGEITHEKEGDNGFGYDPIFYVPEKNKTMAQLSAEEKGEISHRRRAIDKLRNYLKGDQI, encoded by the coding sequence ATGGAAGATTTAGTGATAGCAACAGGAAACAAAGGAAAGATAAATGATTTTAAAGTTATTTTTCCTGAATACAATGTCATTGGCATCGGTGAGTTAATTGAAGGTTTTGATGTTGAAGAAACAGGTTCAACTTTTGAAGAGAACGCTAAATTGAAATCAGAAGCAGCTGCAAAGGCATTAGGCAAACGTATCATTGCGGATGATAGCGGACTTGCTGTGGATGCTTTAAATGGGGAGCCTGGAATTTACTCTGCACGTTATGCAGGTACTGATAAAGATGATGAAGCTAATATCGTGAAGTTACTGAATAATTTAGGTGAGAATGAAAATCGTGATGCGCAATTCGTATGTGTCATCAGTATGAGTGCACCGAATGAAGATACATTGACTTTCAGAGGAACGGTTGATGGTGAAATCACGCATGAAAAAGAAGGGGATAATGGTTTTGGTTATGACCCTATTTTCTATGTTCCTGAAAAAAATAAAACAATGGCACAACTTTCTGCAGAAGAAAAAGGAGAGATTAGTCACAGACGCCGTGCAATTGATAAACTTCGAAATTATTTAAAGGGTGATCAGATTTGA
- the racE gene encoding glutamate racemase, with protein sequence MNKPIGVIDSGVGGLTVAKEIIRQLPNETIYYLGDSARCPYGPREGDEVRKFTVQLAQKLMEFDIKMLVIACNTATAVALDTLKELLPIPVIGVIEPGSRTAIMTTKNNNVMVLGTEGTIKSEAYTKHIKAINPHVDVTGVACPDFVPLVEQMRYHDPVPTNIVIHQTLKNYRTNKADTVILGCTHYPLLFEPLHDYFGGSKTVISSGLETAREVSALLTFSNEHAPYTPNTKHRFFATGDTEHIEYIISQWLKIDDVEVTQVKVD encoded by the coding sequence ATGAATAAACCTATTGGAGTGATTGACTCAGGAGTCGGCGGCCTCACTGTAGCCAAAGAAATTATACGTCAGCTGCCGAATGAAACAATTTATTATCTAGGTGACAGTGCACGATGTCCTTATGGTCCGAGAGAAGGCGATGAGGTGCGGAAATTCACTGTACAACTGGCTCAAAAATTAATGGAATTTGATATTAAGATGTTAGTCATTGCGTGTAATACTGCGACTGCCGTAGCACTGGATACTTTAAAAGAATTGTTGCCGATACCTGTTATCGGCGTTATTGAACCGGGTTCACGTACGGCAATTATGACAACTAAAAATAATAATGTGATGGTGTTAGGAACTGAGGGGACTATCAAATCAGAAGCTTATACCAAACATATTAAAGCTATTAATCCTCATGTGGATGTGACAGGTGTTGCATGTCCAGACTTTGTTCCATTAGTAGAACAAATGCGATATCATGATCCGGTTCCAACTAATATTGTGATACATCAAACACTTAAAAATTATCGCACGAATAAAGCAGATACAGTTATTTTAGGATGCACACACTATCCATTATTGTTTGAACCGCTACATGATTATTTTGGAGGTTCAAAAACAGTGATTTCTTCTGGTTTAGAAACAGCACGTGAAGTCAGTGCTTTGTTAACATTCAGTAATGAACATGCGCCGTATACCCCAAATACTAAACATCGTTTCTTTGCGACAGGAGACACAGAACATATTGAATATATTATTTCACAATGGCTGAAAATTGATGATGTTGAAGTAACACAAGTAAAAGTTGATTAA
- a CDS encoding MarR family winged helix-turn-helix transcriptional regulator, which translates to MNIEQLLNMQKFQRQLNLELSEVLKQSNYEITLNEFYVLYFLKKSEGHSLSISELSQKNGLSISATSRMLVKFEQTCGVIKRHPGEDKRSVIITLTPKGEEYLNESLKSVEAVLQNYSFNFGILNKQLN; encoded by the coding sequence ATGAATATAGAACAATTATTAAATATGCAAAAGTTCCAAAGACAGTTGAATTTGGAATTAAGCGAAGTTTTAAAACAAAGCAACTATGAAATAACATTGAATGAATTTTATGTCCTCTACTTTTTGAAAAAAAGCGAAGGACATAGCTTAAGCATCAGTGAGTTGAGTCAAAAGAATGGCTTAAGTATCAGTGCGACATCTAGAATGCTTGTGAAATTTGAACAAACTTGCGGTGTAATTAAACGTCATCCTGGCGAAGATAAAAGATCGGTAATTATCACATTGACACCTAAAGGCGAAGAATATTTAAACGAAAGCTTAAAATCAGTAGAAGCAGTTCTCCAAAATTATTCTTTTAATTTTGGAATTTTAAACAAACAATTAAACTAA
- a CDS encoding NAD(P)H-binding protein yields the protein MYNKILVLGAAGQIGRILTKDLLEQTDSDLVLFGRNITDRLSIQNDRVELVNGDFSDEKTLEKAIQDVDLVFVNAMNRAQDIQVIAKVLESKPGIKMLGASMAGLHDDVPKALEEFAQQNLPSSYIEGEKESAQIIEDSNIDYTLLHLTWLYDDPSNTSYELVPTPEILKDAQVTREAVGQAVIDIITDEDQNKYKRKGFGVGEPNTHYDKPSFY from the coding sequence ATGTATAACAAAATTTTAGTTTTAGGTGCTGCAGGTCAAATCGGACGAATTTTAACAAAAGACTTATTAGAACAAACAGATTCAGATTTAGTTTTATTCGGTCGCAATATTACAGATCGCTTGAGTATCCAAAATGACCGTGTTGAACTTGTGAATGGTGATTTCAGTGATGAGAAAACATTAGAGAAAGCGATTCAAGATGTGGATTTAGTTTTTGTAAATGCGATGAACAGAGCTCAAGATATTCAAGTGATTGCGAAAGTGCTTGAAAGCAAACCTGGAATTAAAATGCTAGGGGCATCTATGGCTGGATTGCATGATGATGTTCCAAAAGCTTTAGAAGAATTTGCGCAACAAAATCTTCCAAGCTCTTATATTGAGGGTGAAAAAGAATCAGCTCAAATAATTGAAGACTCAAATATTGATTACACTTTATTACACCTTACTTGGTTATATGATGATCCTTCAAATACTAGCTATGAATTAGTGCCAACACCTGAAATACTTAAAGATGCTCAAGTAACACGTGAAGCTGTAGGGCAAGCTGTTATTGACATTATTACAGATGAAGACCAAAATAAATATAAACGTAAAGGATTTGGTGTAGGAGAACCTAACACACATTACGATAAACCTTCATTTTATTAA
- the sdhB gene encoding succinate dehydrogenase iron-sulfur subunit: MAEEVKDQAVEQHHQQQQASNKQKTVTLIIKRQDTSDSQPYEEKFEIPYRENLNVIACLMEIRRNPINTKGEKVAPVTWDMNCLEEVCGACSMVINGHARQACSAIVDQLEQPIRLEPMSTFPIIRDLQVDRSRMFDNLKRMKAWIPIDGTYDLGPGPRMPEKKRQTAYELSKCMTCGVCLEVCPNVTKNNGFVGAQAISQVRLFNLHPTGSMTKDERLDALMGAGGLQECGNSQNCVNACPKGIPLTTSIAALNRETSFYMFKSFFGSDHQVN; the protein is encoded by the coding sequence ATGGCAGAAGAAGTAAAAGACCAAGCTGTTGAGCAACATCATCAACAACAGCAAGCTTCTAATAAACAAAAAACTGTAACTTTGATCATTAAACGACAAGATACTAGTGACTCTCAGCCATATGAAGAAAAATTCGAGATTCCTTACCGTGAAAACTTGAATGTTATTGCGTGCTTGATGGAAATCAGACGTAATCCAATTAATACTAAAGGTGAAAAAGTTGCGCCTGTAACTTGGGACATGAACTGTTTAGAAGAAGTTTGTGGTGCTTGTTCAATGGTTATCAATGGTCATGCACGTCAAGCATGTTCAGCAATCGTTGACCAATTAGAACAACCGATTCGCTTAGAACCAATGAGCACGTTCCCAATTATCCGTGACTTGCAAGTTGACCGTTCACGTATGTTCGACAACTTGAAACGTATGAAAGCTTGGATTCCAATCGATGGTACATACGATTTAGGTCCTGGACCACGTATGCCTGAGAAAAAACGTCAAACTGCTTATGAATTATCTAAATGTATGACATGCGGTGTATGTTTAGAAGTTTGTCCTAACGTAACTAAAAACAATGGTTTCGTTGGTGCGCAAGCAATTTCACAAGTACGTTTATTCAACTTACACCCAACCGGTTCAATGACAAAAGACGAACGTCTAGATGCATTAATGGGTGCAGGTGGTTTACAAGAATGCGGTAACTCTCAAAACTGTGTAAACGCTTGTCCAAAAGGTATTCCTTTGACAACTTCAATCGCAGCTTTAAACAGAGAAACTTCATTCTACATGTTTAAATCATTCTTTGGTTCAGATCACCAAGTGAACTAA